The sequence below is a genomic window from Ostrinia nubilalis chromosome Z, ilOstNubi1.1, whole genome shotgun sequence.
catgttaacatgtttatacagggtgttaggtaaatgggtatatgagccgacactagcccatgttaacatgggcatataaatggtatggtaaagtcagaaaattgatatcttcattttaattattttaattttcatacaaatcggattttataaaatttattttgtatcaaaattaaaaaaattaaaatgatgatatcaaatttctgacttcaccataccatttatatgcccatgttaacatgggctagtgtcggctcatatacccatttacctaacaccctgtataaaatatatggtgtttatattaataaatggtatggtgaagtcagaaaattgatatcttcattttaattattttatttttcatacaaatcggattttataaaatttattttgtatgaaaatattacaaatcggattttataaaatttattttgtatgaaaattttaaaaaataaaatgttgatatcaaatttctgacttcaccataccatttatatgcccatattaacatgggctagtgtcggctcatatacccatttacctaacaccctgtatgtaaagGCAAAACAGCCTGATTtgcctttataatgccatctagtatcaatttttatttttttattactttttattcgatgtaactGTACATACACTGTACGCACACTGGTGCGGCCATGAAtaaaccgtgttggacaactattgcaaattgcattctaaatataagatatccgtaaccgaaaccgaaacccgtaaccggtataatattattcctatatccgtaaccgtatccataaccgaaactacatattattatccatAACATCTCTAATTACAACAATGCCAACTTGATAATATGTCGTCCGTCCATTGgtcgaatatttaaataattacctGCGCGTCCAAAAAGTTTCCTTCGACAATCAGCACCACTATGAGGTTCCCGAAGGCCACGGTGAGCAGCCACACAGACTGCAGCACCGACTTCATGCTGGCAGGCGCCTGCGTGAAGGAGAACTCCAGGCCCGTGACCGAGAACATCACCTCGCCCATGGTCATCACCACGTACTGTGGCACCAGCCACAGGATGTGGACTGAGTTCTCTGGTGTTATCATGACGGCGTTGGCGTCCTGAGGAGATAAGGGTTTTTAATTGGTGCGTGGAAAAATATGTAAAAGATGCGTTGTCAGTTCAGTCAGCACATTTTGATGTACTTGTATATATATTCGTACTTGAATTATGTGCATTTTGTCAcggtaataatatttatacagtattccaactcggtcatatttttgaaataaatgtcaacagccgcgcggaacgtcaccgtatgacaagatgcgatagggctgcctgCCTTGCAgacctattttcattacatctgcctactttgaatttttatctagtattgtgaatgtattttgtgattgtaattttcattttattttgacaaacaaaatactttgtgaatgaaataggataaaaatgcatgttgttttgtgattagtagatttaattaaaataatatatttgtgttaagatttagtaacaaatcttataaatttacGACCGTTAAATGAATGCGTCTCGACTTaggcgtacaaaatgcttgattattatacagggtgtttaggtaaatgggtttataagccgacactagcccatggtatataaatggtatgatgaagtcagaaaattgatatcattattttaatcattttaattttcatacaaatctgattttataaattttatattgtttgaaaattaaaaaaaaaaaaatgatatcactgactaaacttcaccataccatttatatgcataggTATGTTAACATGatctagtgtcggcttataaacctatttatctaacaccctgtataaaaaattacttgtaattatgtttataaaaaaagagcgcttactgtttaaaaaacaacacatcgtccgattgcacattcgcgacagccccgacttttgcatgtcgagcgcataccgagatttgaatttcgaaggaaagctcgcgtttcatccgtttatatgaagttacaatactgtatttTGTGCATACTTGAATTTGGTTACGTGTACCAATAAGTTTTACGAGATAAGATTAAATGCCACAGTCAATACTATTGAATGAATGTTAGATTAAAAATGAGTGGATATTCAAAACTCATCTCCATTTGCCATTCGAAAACCGCAAATGGAACGGAATTTTATTGTGAAACGACATCCACATATTACTGCGGATGTCGTTTCACAATAAAATTCGGTGATTGTACTCGTGACTTTTCACTGTGTTAATAGAAATATTGTAATACGTTTAACGTAATATAACTGAAGAATTTCGATACTAATCCGGGAAAattactaaactaaaaataataatcctatATCGGATTCCAATTGGAAAGAGATTAATAACAAACGCTACTCGACCAAATAATTATATCGGCCATTTAGTTAGGCGTGGTGAAATTAGACCGAACGTTATTCGATCAAATGATAAAATACCGTGAAAAATACCGACAGCGATTTAGGAAAGTCGAGACTCACTATGTTTGTTGCATATGCCTGGAAACGATGCTATTGTGTTGCGTAATACTTTGTGCTGAAGGCAGCATAAATAAGGATTTATGATGACGATTCTGCttaatattttcagtttatATAAGCGTTAATCTTTTGGGAAAATTAAAGTCACATGAAATCATGCATGTCCACGTGAATCACGACTATCTGAATAGTGATAGTTATGATGCGGCAAGTGTTCTCAACATGTTAGGCAGCAATATCTAAATGCGTTGGAAAATGTAATGAGAATGGCGTTGAGCGGTAGGCATAGATTTGCGGTGCACGTTATGTCCCCTGGTGCATCCCAgggtttaattatatttatgtattaactAGTATATATATATTATTGAGATACTTACATATGACCCATTACTGTCTTCATAAACGTTAATAGTGTACACGGCACCGTCAAGGAATTTGAAGGCTTTTATTACTATTTGGCTGTTAAAAACAACATCATAAGTTCCCTTTTCAATGGATATCTGCGTGCTATTACTGCTcgttatatttaattttgttctatTCTTCTGCAAGTCGATTAAGTTTATCTGCGTTACGCTGTTCAGGTTTGATAAAAATCTGGAAATGAAAACAAATTTCAATTACGTTTTAGAAAAACAAGTTACATATGAATTCACTTCATTATTTCGTTGAAAGTATTCTGCATTTGCATGCTAGTCTTGTTAAAAATGAGTGATGCTTTTAAAgagttattgtattatttttttgtttgtgacGCAAGTGATTTCCCAAACGTTTCAAGTGAAATTAAAACAGGGCAAAATAATCGGTAAAAGATCGGAGACAGTTTTTGATGGGCGTTCTTATTATGTTTTCTACGGGGTTCCTTACGCCAAGCCCCCTGTGGGGAAACTGAGGTTCAAGGATCCTAAGCCTCCCAGAAAATGGAAGCATCCATTTGATGCAACTGTTGAATATCACGGAGCCTGTGCTCAATCACATATTGTACATAAACATGGATTGTACGGATATGAAGATTGTCTTCATTTGAATATTTATACACCTATGTTGCCAAGAGATTCAAGTACACAGCCACTTAAAGCTGTATTGGTGTATGTTCATGGATATGCATTTACATCTAGTATAAGCCACATATACGGAGCCGACTTTTTGATAGAGCAAGACATCGTTTTTATAACTGTCACCCACAGAATAGGAGTGTTTGGATTCTTAAAGGTTGATGAGAGTGAACCGGATGTTAATATGGGATTAAAAGATATAGTAATGGCGTTGAAAtggataagaaaaaatattaagcaTTTTGGgggagataaaaataaaattacattaatggGAAGCGACTCGGGAGCGACGTTCTTGTCGTTACTGCTAATGACAAAACACAGAAATATGTTTTCAAAGATGATATTGCAGAGTGGGTCAATATTTTCTCCTTCGATATTTCAAAGTGATTACCAAACGGAAAGGGAGACATTTAAAAGCAACATTAGAAAAATGGGCATTCAAGACTTGAGAAACGCTTCCAGTAAAGACATAATCTCTGCTTCACAAAAAATATACAGCAGTAAAGAAATTGTTAATTTCCAAAAACCCATTGTGCCTTTTACTCCCATTATTGAAAAACAATCAAATAACTCTTTGCTAACGATAAGGCCAGAAGAATTTTTTAAAAGTGTTAAGAGACGAATAAACAAGCCAATTTTAGTTGGGTTCAATAGCCGTGAAAGTATATCGGAAGTAATACCGTTTTTACATAATTCACATTATTTGAACTATTTTTCatccttttttaaattcatgATCCCTTTCTCAGATGGATGCGTGTTTAATTTCACGTCTGATACTTACAACCGAGTTGCCAGTATAATAAAAAGCCATTACTTCAATAATAGTATTAATGAAAAGTCCATTGATGATTTTCTACAATATACAACAGATTTAAAGAAATATCCTGTATTGAAATTTATACAAGAGCATCTGAAAATTTCTAAAACAGAAACTTTTGTATATAAGTTTAACTATGTTGGAGCTTTTAATGCAGCCAGAGCCACATCTATGACTGGAGCTAAGGTCAATGTCAAAGGAGCCTCAAATGGCGACGAATTGTGCTACATTTTGAAATGTGAACCATTTTGGGAAAATTACGTAAAAATACACAACGAAACAGAAAATCGCGACAGAATATTCATTAAATATATCACAGAGTTGTGGGCGAATTTCGTAAAGACTGGCAAACCTACGCCTAATCCCCAGCCAGGACATACAGTGTGGAAACCTATAACACATGAACAAAGTTATATCTTGCTTTTTGGAAATGTTACAAAACTGGTTGACACCAAAACAGAAAAGGACACGTTTGCATTTTGGAATAATATTTACACATCGTTCTACTCCAAAATTCACTGTTCAAAAGAGCCACATGAAGAACTTTAATGTGTCTTACCTGACACTAACACCATCTAAAGCTTTATCGTTGTTGTCAGTGAAGTTATTGATTCCTCCTCGCTTAATGAAGAAGGAATTAGCTGTTTCTTCTTTCAGGTGAAATTGGCCGCTGAGATATAAGTTAGCGCATTCGGTGCCAGGCTGGCCTTGTATATCATAGGGCAGGTCCAAAAACTTGTCAGCTCCAATGTCGAGTTTTTCGTAAGCAGATAGAGGTCCAATGGTGACATTGGTTTGGTTAAAACTGGGCAAGTCGAGCACGAAATCACAGTTATAACCATTGTACACCCTCAGTTGTGCCAAACCGGCCGATACTGGCGTACCATAGCTTGGCTGGAATGAACATTTTCGAGAATTAATGGGTTGCTTACGAGTCAATTTTTAGTAAGAATCAACACAGAGCTTTCAGAAGGAAAATAACGGTGGTATTTACCAAAAGTTTGATCTCAACGATCCCGGAAATGACAAAAGCAGCGGCAGCGAGGATTCCGCCCCAAATCATTTTATGCAGAGGTTTCCTCACGAGCCTGCACCAAGTTAAGAATGGGTAGATTGcctgaaattaaaaaatcacCTTATTTTCTACGTTTAAAAACTTAGAAAAAACTTGTTACTTAAGTAATTGTAAATTACATtaagataaaataattacaataaagatttttgatttgattttgttttcaaaTCATTTTTGTAGCTATGGCTCTCAAATTATTATGCTACACAGAGAGCTACAAATTACAGGTTTTTTAAGTTAAAGAGCTTTTGTAGTTTGTAATTTCTGACTCCTTTAGATTGTCTGTAAGATTCAGCCTTGGCCTATAAACCCGAGTCAAGCTGAAAGTAGGTAATGAGGTAGGTACGTAAGTAATACTTAGTTACAAGTTCTTGAGTTTCCTTTAGACATAGTACACACATACCTACATGCAAACTAAGTCTTAGAACTTCCTACACTTTACAACAAAATGCATCGTCTGAGATGCTTCATACACTGCTTTAGTGcaggtacagacgacggcacgtcaaggtaaACGCTGTGGGGTGTTATGCAGCTGTAATATGAGCGAATTTGCTACAAAAATCGGTagactgatgtgctgtcgtctatacTTCGTTCCAACCAAAAGACGTCCGATGCTTAAAAAGGATTTCCACTACGATTACAAAAGGCACAAAtcaaaattaagttttataCAGGAGATCAGCGCGTTGAAAATGAGAATTTGATTTTATGTTTTTCATTCATATCCTCTCTCTCCTACTTTGTTTTTGGGTTAATCGTTAGATGCGTATTTTAATTTTCTACCTCTtgtttatttcaactttttcgTAAAGATATCCCAAAAACCACTATTAAAAGTTTAGTGATTTTGGACAATTTGGATTTATGGCCGTTTTGTTTATAGCAACGAGCTATTGTGCACTTACCACTTCGAATATAGGTATGAACACTAAGATGAGCAGCGGGTTCAAGACTTGCATCTGGTCGGGCTTCAGCGTCCAGCTGCCGATGTCCTGGCGCATCCTGGCGGCTTGGAACGTCCATCTTGAACCCTGGCAAGATAAGAAGaaattattaacttttttattacctacatattattatgataccaACAGACAATCTATAAAATCAAGATACCAAAGGTAGTTAAGTAAAATAAGACTTTACTGTCTACTCTAAGCATTAAGGGGttattagtccagtagaattaaacacaaaaatgaattaaatcggaaataattcctacaaaagattttgttgctttaatggcttcattggttgcccattaatactctcctaggttttcgacttcgacggagttgtgcttaagtggtgggggcccccgaaaggggcgctttt
It includes:
- the LOC135086846 gene encoding peptide transporter family 1-like isoform X2 is translated as MEDKGATKLRYPRSVAFIVTNEFCERFSYYGMRTILSLYLRDKLGFTANGATVIYHTFTMFAYFFPLIGAMIADGWLGRFRTILYLSLVYAAGSVLISLAAMPPVSLPQMEFTMLALLLIAFGTGGIKPCVSAFGGDQFKLPEQAKYLGYFFSLFYFAINAGSLISTFITPIFRADVHCFGESDCFSLAFGVPGILMIISILFFLAGKRLYIIKSPAGNVLGRVSSCIGHAMVKSCKSKEKREHWLDHADDKYDKSLIDDVKSLLRVLVLYIPLPVFWALFDQQGSRWTFQAARMRQDIGSWTLKPDQMQVLNPLLILVFIPIFEVAIYPFLTWCRLVRKPLHKMIWGGILAAAAFVISGIVEIKLLPSYGTPVSAGLAQLRVYNGYNCDFVLDLPSFNQTNVTIGPLSAYEKLDIGADKFLDLPYDIQGQPGTECANLYLSGQFHLKEETANSFFIKRGGINNFTDNNDKALDGVSVRFLSNLNSVTQINLIDLQKNRTKLNITSSNSTQISIEKGTYDVVFNSQIVIKAFKFLDGAVYTINVYEDSNGSYDANAVMITPENSVHILWLVPQYVVMTMGEVMFSVTGLEFSFTQAPASMKSVLQSVWLLTVAFGNLIVVLIVEGNFLDAQWKEFFLFAGLMLIDMFIFTAMAFRYKYVKLQSSTEALPQVEEIKMPEKPSQD
- the LOC135086851 gene encoding esterase SG1-like yields the protein MLLKSYCIIFLFVTQVISQTFQVKLKQGKIIGKRSETVFDGRSYYVFYGVPYAKPPVGKLRFKDPKPPRKWKHPFDATVEYHGACAQSHIVHKHGLYGYEDCLHLNIYTPMLPRDSSTQPLKAVLVYVHGYAFTSSISHIYGADFLIEQDIVFITVTHRIGVFGFLKVDESEPDVNMGLKDIVMALKWIRKNIKHFGGDKNKITLMGSDSGATFLSLLLMTKHRNMFSKMILQSGSIFSPSIFQSDYQTERETFKSNIRKMGIQDLRNASSKDIISASQKIYSSKEIVNFQKPIVPFTPIIEKQSNNSLLTIRPEEFFKSVKRRINKPILVGFNSRESISEMDACLISRLILTTELPV